A part of Arachis hypogaea cultivar Tifrunner chromosome 12, arahy.Tifrunner.gnm2.J5K5, whole genome shotgun sequence genomic DNA contains:
- the LOC112728059 gene encoding abscisic acid receptor PYL4, with amino-acid sequence MPPNPPKSSMLVHRINHTATTGGVATVTGCNHLKKNSSPAVVIPDAVARYHTHAVAANQCCSAVVQEIAAPVSAVWSVVRRFDNPQAYKHFVKSCHVIGGDGAVGTVREVHVISGLPAGRSTERLEILDEEEHVLSFSVVGGDHRLANYRSVTTLHSSGGGDSSGAGTVVVESYVVDVPPGNTKEDTCVFVDTIVKCNLQSLAHIAENLTRRNCINNNNTKFCT; translated from the coding sequence ATGCCTCCAAATCCACCGAAGTCTTCTATGCTAGTCCACCGGATCAACCACACCGCTACCACCGGTGGTGTGGCCACTGTCACCGGATGCAATCATCTTAAGAAGAATTCTTCACCGGCCGTCGTCATCCCTGACGCTGTGGCGAGATACCACACGCATGCTGTGGCGGCAAACCAGTGCTGCTCAGCGGTGGTGCAGGAGATCGCCGCGCCGGTTTCCGCCGTATGGTCCGTCGTCCGCCGCTTTGACAACCCTCAGGCCTACAAGCACTTCGTGAAGAGCTGCCACGTCATCGGCGGCGACGGCGCCGTAGGTACAGTCCGTGAGGTCCACGTCATCTCCGGCCTCCCCGCCGGCCGGAGCACCGAGAGACTCGAGATCCTCGACGAAGAAGAGCACGTCCTCAGCTTTAGCGTCGTCGGCGGCGACCACCGCCTCGCGAACTACCGATCCGTTACTACGCTTCATTCCTCCGGCGGCGGAGATTCCTCCGGCGCCGGCACGGTGGTTGTGGAATCCTACGTAGTGGATGTGCCTCCGGGGAACACAAAAGAAGACACGTGCGTTTTTGTGGACACAATCGTAAAATGCAACCTTCAATCTTTGGCGCATATCGCTGAGAATTTAACAAGACGAAACTGCATCAACAACAATAACACCAAGTTCTgtacctaa